Part of the Fusarium musae strain F31 chromosome 3, whole genome shotgun sequence genome, tttttaatagttaggttaatatatttatataaggtctttatagtaatatagttttctttagttatagctatattcttaatattaaaaaaaggaagtaataatcttttaattaaaggttaAAAGACCttttaagtagtaataagagaccttattatagctaaaagataaTCTATAGGTTAAagttagctataatagaatattagtaactaaattaaaagtaaaatagataaaaatacttttattaaatagctttaaattaaggctttttaataatattaaaattattattattatagttatattttttattagttatagtattaaagttattattattaaagttattagttagtaaagatataaaagctatagtattaaaaaaatccTCTATAAGTAAGATAACTAGCTAGTTAGGGgtttaaggctttttaattagcttaaatttttaagctaaaagcttaatatactttattataagggtaGATTAAGAGTagaatataaagtaaattaaataaagaaattactttagttaagttaaaattataatattaaggaatttaattaaattaagaagttaaattagaGAAAAGAGTTAatttataggtatttttaacccttataatactGAAAATTAagttagtttttttaaatttttaatagattttattaaaaaagctatataattatttaaaaataaggttaatatattacttttaattttagtaataattatttattaatatataagtagttTAGCCTTTTAAAGATtacctaattatataagattagtAATtgttagtaactataactagctataggGGGCTTATAGGGGGGCCCTGCTAAGTAATACGCTAATAAATATTCAGGGGCTGACCTGTACTTACGTACTGAGCCGTCTTTTCATCGCTCCCAAAGCCCAGGATCGATGATTGCCGCTCCCAAATATTCCCATATAGCCTTCGCGTGGGGGTTACCATCAGGTTCCTTGTACAGACTCCGCAACAGCCGAGCAATCCATAGCCTCCAAACATTCGTTTTGTCGTCTTTTCATCAGCATCCGCCATTGTCGACTGAAATCCAGATTCAAGGACTACTGAAGTGTAACTAGGCTTTCATTTTATCTCCTCGGGCCTCACCGCCGATGCCGCCTGTCATGTCTCCACGTTAGACGGCGTCGGCTTCCGTTCacatgatggcgatgacgCCAGAGAGCGATTTGGGTTCGGCGCGTATCCGCTCCGTCGGTCCCAAGAGCGTGTCACACCGGGAGCTTTTTATTCTTAGCGCAGCATCCTTCCGTGGTGGGTTCTCCAGCACGTTATCCAAAATACAGTTTTCCACCAACAAACAGGCACAATCGCCAATCCACTATATTGGTTCATCTGTCTTGTCAGCCTCGCCATGGCGTCATCCCTTCCTGCTGCTAAGCAGCAGCTGAGAAGTCTcatgaagcagaagctgTCCAGGATCACCCAGGACTCCATCACAACTCAGAGTATGACAACCAACCAATCACTCATTACCATGTTGTGTGTCTATTCGTAGAACGCTTCCCCTAACACCAGTCGTGCAGGTCGCTGTATTTTCGAGGCCTTGAAAGAGTTTCAGCCTTACAAGGATGCTCGGCGCGTCAGCATCTATCTGTCTATGCCGACGGCTGAGGTCCAGACAGATGCTATTGTGCGCCATGCCTTATCCGCTGGCAAGCAGGTCTTTGTTCCTTACTTACATAAGTCGCCTTTCCAAACACCGGACACTCCAGCTCGGGTAATGGACATGGTTCATCTAAAAGACGTCCATGATTATGAGAGCCTCAAGTTGGATAAGTGGGGGATTCCCAGCGTGGACCCAACTACTGTCGATGCGAGAATACGTATACTCGGTGGTTCAGATGTTCAGAATTCCGAGCCTGCAATTCTAGACTTCATGGTTGTGCCCGGAGTCGCCTTCGACTTTGACCAGTCAGGGTCGATTCGACGCCTTGGTCACGGCAAGGGCTTTTATGACTTCTTTATCAACAGGTACATGGCAAAACTCGAGACAAAGGGCATAGCGCATGACAACCCGCTACATTTGTatggcttggccttgacagaGCAGATGGTACCTGCTACGTCGGAGCTTCAGATTCCCACAGACACTCACGACCGTAGACTCAATGGCCTTATTCTTGGAAACGGCGAGGTCAAGGCCGGAGTACATGAATCTTCTACTTCGCGATATCCACGACAAGATCTATAGCATTAGAATCGAAGGGCATGGAATAAGATTTGGGCCACGTGATATTCCCAAGCGTAGGTACACGTACAATAGGTTCAGCTGTTGTTTAgataaggtacctagttgACAAACTGTTCTCAGCACAAACACGAAGCTTTGTTATCAGGTATCACGAATCGAATGTTCGAGTCTCGTGTTTTTCAACTGTTATTGATAATACCGGAGATGTGGATATCTTCCGTCCATGAGGTGTGTCATGTTAGTCGAGCTTGGAGATGTCGGTTAATATCCGGGCGGTTGCCCCGCCATGGCCATGACGAGCAACCTAAGAATCGTAAATACTTCTGGTAGGCACTTATCCTGACCTTAAACAAACTTTAGCCAGGTCATTGAATCACCTGCTCTCTTGAATTTCCGAACTTGTTTGCCTTTTAGGCTTCGTACTATATTTCCATTCTTCCCTTCCTTCTCAACCGGTTCTCTCGACTTATACTCTCGCCAAAGTTTTCCCTCGCGATCCATCGGAGCCTCGTCGACCCTAACTGCTGCCCCCCTTTGCATGCGCCACTACTTGTGAGGGTCGATCGTGCGCATCATAGCCATATACCCCGATACTCAACTTTGATATCCTCTGCTCTCCCTTCAAGACGAAATGGCTTCCAACGGGGCCCAGGAGGCTTTTGCGCCGCCTGATGTGCTGGCTGCTGTTATGACTATGAGGAGCGGGGAGcaagaggccaagaagcacgCCCACGAGTACTTGGAGAGGTTTCAGAAATCAGTGCGTTGCTGGAAGCTCCCTACTATACGGCTAGTTCGCTAATGTTGGATATGTATAGAAGGATTCATGGGCAACTATAATGGGTATTCTGCAGTCCGATGCTGAGCCAGAGGCCACCCTCTTTGCGGCCATTACCCTGCGCGGAAAGGTTTGAATATTGTGATATACACCTCGGCCTCACTGTTAACTTCTCCCTTCTAGATCACATACGACCTCTCTACCCAAGTTCCTGCGAGCGAACTGCCTGCCCTTCGAAACCAAATCCTCTTACTTCTAAAGCACTTCGCCCCGGGACCCAAGCCTATCCGTGTCCAGCTCTGTGTGTGTCTGGCCATTCTAGCGATACAAATGAAGGACTGGAACGATGTTCTGCCTTCTGTCGTTCAGTCGCTTAGTGACAGCCCCGAGAGCCACGCCTGCATTCTGGATTTCCTGAGGGTTCTCCCTGAAGAAGTCACCGAGGGTCGAAAGATCACCTTGTCTGTACGTGGATCGCGCAACCATAGATCGGAAATTCGCTTCTTTCAAGATTGTCAAATCCGGTCGACCTCAACACCAGTTCAAGTCTAATTGTTTGGAATTAGGAAGAAGATCTTGCGATGCGAACGCAGGCTCTCTTGGCCGATAATGCGGACCAGGTCGTCCAACTCCTTATTAACTATTCTCAGTCATCACGTAAGTTGCGCGACCTTCCACCGCTGTTAAGATACTGACATCTGTCGCAGCCGCAGCAGCTCAGAACCCCCAGTTGATGGAGTGTATCACTTCCTGGCTCCGAGAGGTCCCAGTAGGCAATGTTGTCAAGTCGCCTCTCATGGACATTGTTTTCAACGGCACAACCAGCGGTGGTTGTAGCCAGGAGGCTTCCGAGTGTCTTTGCACCATGCTTCGAGAGACTAGCGACGTGGACGAGAGTCAGGAGATCATCGAGCTACTATTTCCACGAATCATCTCCTTGAAGCCCCAAGTGGCCAAGGCagccgaggaggatgacaCAGAGACACTCAAATCTTTGACTAAGGTGTTTGCAACTGCTGCGGAAAGCTGGGTCGTTGGAATCGCCCGCCAACCTACGCACTTCCGACCACTGGTTGACGCTGTGCTGGAATGCGCCTTGAGAGACAAGGAGCGTGATGTTATTGAGCATACCTTTCACTTTTGGTACGAGCTCAAGCTCTATCTTGTGCTGGAGATTTATATCCAAGGTCGGCTTGAGCTAGTTGATGTCTACTCCAAGTTGGTGGACATTCTCTTGAAGCACCTCGAATACCCTAAGCCGGACTCGGGTAACGAAAATGACCTGTTTGACGGAGATCGCGAGCAAGAAGAGAAATTCAGAGAGTTTCGGCACCAGATGGGCGACACACTAAAGGATTGCTGCGAGGTGATGGGCGTTACGGACTGTCTCACCAAGGTTCTCCAAGCAATCCAGCTTTGGATGTCAAAGTACGCCAACCAAGTGAACGACAACTCAGTACCTCACTGGCAGGAGCTGGAGGCGCCTTTATTTGCCATGCGCGCTCTCGGTCGCATGGTGGACAAGGATGAGAGCATTGTGCTTCGCCAGCTCATGCCTCTCCTCGTACAGATGCCGAGCCACGAGAAGCTCCGTTTCGCAACCATCATGGTACTCGGTCGCTATACTGAATGGACGGCTGCTCATCCGGAATATCTCGAGCCCCAATTCAACTACATCGTCACATCGTTCCAGTCGGATTCTAGGGAGATTATCCGCGCCGCTGCCTTGGCTATCAAGTTCTTCTGCACAGATTGCAAACACCTCCTGAGTGGCCAAGTGCTGCAGCTTCAGACCTTCTATGATGAAGTGCTGGATAAGGTCCCAGACTTGAGTAAGGAAGAGATCACAGAAGGCGTTGCTAACGTTGTGGCTTGCCAGCCCACGGAGGAGATTTACCGATTGCTCAAGCTATACTGCGACCCATTGATTCAGCGTTTGATGGCCAAAGCCAATAATGCAGCGAACGAGGAGGGCAAATTGGCGCTCGCTGGTAAGCAAGCCCGAATTCATGTCAACAGGCAAGACTAACACCGTTTTAGATCATCTGcagctcatcaccatctttgTTCAATACGTCTTGCCCCTTGTGAGCCCAGGTCAAGAGAACCCTGCTGTCAAGTACTGGCAGGAGGTTTTCCCCATCCTTTCCACCGTACTGGACAACTTCTTGAACTTCACTCCCATCTGTGAGCGCATCTGCAGGTGCTGGCGCAATATGGTCACTGCCCACCGCACGGCCATGACCCCTTTGCTCCCGGAAATGGCAAACAAGCTTGCTGGCGGCTTCAACAACTCGAGGGAAGGATGTTTCTTGTGGGCCAGTTCAGCAATTCTGCGCGAGTTCTCTGAAGCACGAGAGCACGTTGACCAAGCCACTACTGAGAACATTTACACATTTTTTGAAGCCCAGACAACCACCTTCCTCCGAGTTATGACAGATCTACAACCCAAGGAACTCCCTGACGTTATTGATGACTTCTTCCGCCTTGTGATCGACGCCCTGCTCTACTACCCCCAGAGGCTcattccatctcatcttctaAGGTCTATCTTTGGGGCATCCATCTACGCTCTAACTCTAGAGCAGCGCGACCCTCTGTCCTCAACGCTGCATTTCCTCCGCGATCTCTTGTCATATGGTGGTGATAATCCTGCCAGTAGCGATAGGTTACCGGAGGCAACGGCTACTgaggtcaaggccattgTCAAGAATCTGCTGCTTACTCTTGGCGAGGATCTGGTCAAGCAGGTCATGGCGGGCATGATGATCACTTTCCCCCGCGACTGTTTCGCTGATGGCAGTGGTGTTCTGCTGGCTTCGTTTGAGCTGGTTCCTCTCCAGACTCACCAATGGGTCTCGCATACAATACAGCTACTACCAGAGGGCACTGTTTCCCCTGCCGAGGCCAACAGATTcctgatcaagatcaaggagaggCTTGAGTCGGGAGACCCAAGCGCCATGAACAATGTGCGCGCGATTCTGCAAGATTTCACCAATACTTACAGACGACGAAATGTGGCACCCCGCGACGGACTCGGCCAGCTCGAGGCCACGCGCTTCCAGTTTTCCGGTTAGGCGAGGCTATGGACTTAATAAGAAGATAGTGGAGGCTCTTTGTTAAGCGCAAATGGGCAGACTGGTTTGGTGCTCTGTTGCTTCTTGACACAACTTGTAGCCGGTATTAGAGGGACAAGATGGACACGTGAGGAATCTGAAGTGAAGACCATTagatatgtatgtatactGGGGTTAATCGAGGATAATTGAGCGTTCCTTTGCCGGGAAAACGGGACGGACTCTTTGGAAGGCATAGCGAAAAGTATTAACAATTAGTACGCCTGTGGAAGGTTAGTCGCCTAGAGCACAGCGGTATGGCGTGAAGAGTATGCGTAGATATAAAAGCAAGAATTTCGTATTATATTCTTTCGGTAGAGTGGCGTTTTTGAAATGAAGCTATTCCCCAGCCTCTGAGTATATGAGATGCGTCCACACTCAGACCAAGAGGGGGCCAGTCTCAATGGTTTGCTGGCCCTGATGGTAAAGAGAGTGTATTGAAAACGCACTGGCCCGCTCGATCGCTGAATAGAGATGTCAACAAAGAATCAGATGCGGCCCAGGGGTCCATCTGATGCACTCGCACATCACAATGGTCAAGTCTCAGCAAACCCGTCAAGACAAAAGGATGCTCACGCATAAGGGCGATTGGTTAGAAATGGCATTATAGTTACTCTCATGGATGTCTCATCTGCGAACTTTGCCCGattcttctcaagttctttgTGCATCAATCAAGAATGAATGAACACTGAACGACACTAGACGAATAATGGAACTGAGAGATCTAAATCTAGTATCAAAGAGCCTTACGGTGTGCTGTAGGTAGCCAAGAGAGAGTCTTGAACAAAGACGCTTCACGTTGGTTGACATATGTTGAACAAAGGATCCAGTGCTTGGGCGAGGGAACATTGAGTTGATTAGATCAAGAACGCCAGCTCGAGTCTTAGACAATCTTTGGCCATTCATTACATTCCgtattaaaacttataaacAGGACTCTCATTGTTTCTATTATTTATGTTGTTGTGCAGTCCGTCTCTGACAAACTAGCTCAGGGAGCACACTTTGATTCCAACTTATCTGCCCTCAAATACTTACAAACTCCTTCAGTTCAAAGTACCGTATCATTCATCTAGAATTAAACAGTCGGAATTTCTCTCTCGAGACCATAACAACATGTCGAGAAACCCTAACAACAGCATGCTTCCTGATGATGAGAACCAGAATCAGACCGGAAATCAGGGTCAAAACCCAGGCCAATATCCCAATCAGTATTCGATACACGGAAATTCGTGGGATCCAAGCTTGAGCAATACAGTTCCCATTGAGCCTGTTCAGGGTTCTAACGGACAGAACGCTGGCTTGAACCCTGGGGGGCAACAACCTCCGATGCCCCAAGTACAGCATGCGAACCAGCCGAGCCCTTCTCAGCCGGAGGACTTGAACTGTGAGACGCGAGATATACCTAAGATATCCCATGGTATTCTCGACGAGATATTCAAGCGCCCTGCTCCTAATCctcaggcacaggcacaggcttGTGATTCGGCTCTGTGTCGGCTTCGGCATCTGCTACAGAGGTACACAGATAATGTGGCAAGGATTCCACCCGGCAACGATTCTTCTCTTGACGTTCCAAATCTATTTCCAATTGAAGATCCTGGCTCAACTGACCTTGACCCGAATAATACGGGGAACGTTGATTATACGCCTGCGGAACCTGCGCCTGTTGAAAGTCAACATGAGCCTCATTCCACTGCAGTTCATCACAATGTGGTCAACACTCCTCTTGCTCTTCCCTCTGCTCCAACTTTTCAGGCATCATTTGGTGGCCCCAGTCCCAAGAAGAGAGGTCGTGCGGCTTCCCCAGATACCACGGTGCCCGCACCGAAAAGGATGAGAAATCTTCAGCCAAGCACTTCTAGCGACGAAGGAGACAACGTCAACAGTTCTGAAATCCCCGGGTCCGCCCCAAACACAACATCACCTTCACCAAGGCAGCTCCAGAGAACCAGGAAACGGAAAGCGgatattgatgaagaggaacaCGATGGTGAAAATGATCTTGTTTCGGATCCCAGGCCGCAAAAGAAGCCCAGGGGAGAACCGGCTGCCTCCAAGGCGAAGAGCAATTatctcaaagatctcaagAAAGAAGATCATGAAAAGGTCGTTGCAGGGACAATTTGCATCTTTTGTCGTGAAAACCCGCAGAGCAAGGACTGTAACTGGGAACAGGTCAGACAAAGCAACGGCCCCGAAGTATATGATCTAGAATGCACCAACTGCGCTGATCACCGCTCTAAAAACAAGGATAACCCAGAGCTGGCCGGCCATAAGTGCCTGGTTCAAGGTCCTAAAACGCTGATCCACTTCGAGCACAAAAGGTACGGCGTTGGCGATCCTCAAGGGTATGAGAAGACGGCTTGCGACGCATGTGCCAGGAAGAAACAGGGAGGAATATGCGATGTCGATACGATACTAGGCTACTATTGCCTCAATTGTCGAAGACAGGGGGAGTGCAAGGTTGGCCTATCTGAAACGATGCCCCTGAGACGGCCAAAGAAGCTCACACGTCGACCGTGGTACCGACATCCATGCGATCGTTGTTTCTTGCGTCACAAGAACGGTGACGTGAAGGGAGACGATTGCTGCAGCTGGATTAGAGACAGGGGAGAGTGGGAGGAAAGTCAAGCCTGCAAACAATGTCAAAGAGATGGGACAATATGTTTGGACCATGGAGAGCTCATGAACGGTTTTTCTTTCAATGAAAAGAACACTCCCCGAAGCTGGAAGATACGCCCCGAGTTCGAGGCGGACAAAGAGAATACAAAGGGGGACAAAGAAAAATGGCATGAATATGCGGAAGTGCTGCCCAACACAGCTTGGAGAAAGCCGTGTCAAGGATGCAAGACAGCTGGGAAGATTACTGACTGTCTGGTCATGTGGCACCAGCCATACAACGCGTGTGAGCGCTGTACGCAGCTTGGTATCGACTGTATGgtcgaggaagaaaagggTCGTTTTCGACAGCATCCAATCTTCGATTTGAGCAGGGTTGGTTTCGGACAATTCACCCCTTTCAATGCCTGCACGCAATGTGTTAGGCATGGGTTGAACTGTGACCGACAAAGACCATGTGATAGTTGCAGACATCGCAAAGCAAAATGCGATGCTTTTAATTGGAAAAAGTTTGGATGTATTGACCGCCGCAAGTTAACCAACAGGGAAAACAAAGAGACCTATAGTCCTGGTCCTTTGTACTACCTGGCCTTGGGATATGGCGCTGGAGGTGTCAACGATCTCAAGGATGGTCAAAAGCTCGAACACTGGATTGGTCCTGCAGCTCCTATGTACGGCCTGACCGACGCCAAGGGTGGTCCAGAGCAATATCGATTCGTAGCcgcatctcatcaacatcatcgcccGCCTGAGGGTATTGCCCTCCCTCCCATTCCATCGGGTGACAAGCAACTGAAGGACACATCTGCCTCTGATTTGCGCTGGTTGGTAGCTCAGTTTTGGCTCAATCAACAACCCCAGGTCCCAAAGAACGATCTCCAAGGGTACCAAAAAGTTTGGGATCTCCTGCGCGACCATCAGAATCTCCAGATGAAGCAGGCCGGTATGGAACACAACCTGCCACCGCCGATATCTGGCGTGCGCTGCTTCCAGGGAGGTCCTGTGCTCTCTGACATTTGGGGAACGCAAGATCCTATGCTTCCGAGTGCTCTTGGAAATGCGAATGACACACAATCGCAGGGGTTCTCACCATCGCTGACATACCAACCGTCAAATCAATATGGAAACGGATACAATCCTCAACAAAATGTATCGGCACCACAAACGCAGCTACATCAACCTTCAGCGGCACAACAACCACTTGACTTTACGTACTACCTGAATGAGTCAGGCCAAGATCCAGCAGCATTCGGACAAGGCGGAGGCTTTGATCAACAGCAACTACATACCCTCACACGGAATTCACAGCTAGCTGGTCAGCCAATGCATGGTGGCCCCGACCAAGAGCCGTTTGACTATACACATGGGGAACTTCAAATGGCACAAGGTCACGTTCCGCCAACTCCGCAAGGTTGGGGCAACTTGAATCAAGAGCAACTAGATCCCCATTCACAAACGGGACTGCCTCAAGATCAAACAGGTGACCAACAAAACAGTCAATCGGGGGACACCGAAAACTGGTATGAGATGCTGGCTCCACTTGTGCAAGGAACCGCAGACGATGAAAGTGGTGAACGTCCGCCCTATGCTAACAGTGCCATCCTGGCCAAGGACACCGAAAATGACCAACAAGAGCCACACCGTGGTCCGCAGGCTCCAGATCAGTCTCCAGAAGGAAGCAACGAATCCCAGGATGAgttctcaagcttggtaGATTGGGAAGGCGGGCAGACACATAGGCGTTCCCAAGCGAGTCGCGGGGAGCGCTGGCTCAAGCCTCAAACCTCTAGAGGCAGCAAAAAGCCATCCCAAGAGAGAACGGCTGGCGGAAACCGGGTGCCCAAGAAGGCAAACGGTCGAGATGCTTTCAATCCTTTCCTTGGTTTTACATTCGGTCCGGACCAGAAACCTCGGTTCACGGAGAAGCCAAAGGGCTCACGCTGGAAGGTCTTCAATCATCTCGAGGGTATTGACATGAGCGAATGGCATGAGTCAAAGTCTAAAGAGCCTGAAGAGGAGTCTCAGGTTCGCCTCTTTTCCATTGTCAATGGTCAAACAAACCAACCAACACCTGTGCGTAATGTTCTTGGTGACGTGCCTCGCGAAGACAAGGTTATAAGGACAAAGCGTTATTGTGCTGAACCGGGAGAGGGCGGATGGGGTTCATGTGCCGCTTGGAACACTGATGGGCATGGTCAGGCTACTTGCCAGAGTTCTGCGCATCACAACACAGCCCTGCCATACTTCCCCGTGTGCAATGATTGTACCCGGGGCAACGTCAAGTATTTGTTCCAGCATGAGCACAATCCCATAACTGAAAGCGAACTTCTCAGCATGCGTGCTTATCTCTGCAATGAGTGTGCTGGTCAGATGAGCGCCGGTGCTCCGAACGCGGTCCAGAATCAAATTGTCGGCACTAGACGGGTATATGGCATTGCAGCTGATGAAGCGCAGTCCCAAAACAGACGGAAACTGGTCAATGGCCTCTCGAAAGCcgtcaacctcaagaagaaTACCGAGGCTCTGACAGGCTGTTCGTGTGCCAACAGAATGCTAGGAACATCGCTCTGCCGGTTCCATAGGTTGTACTATGCCGAAGAGGTTATGAAACACGCGGCATTGATGCAAGAATGGCGGCTTTCACGCTTCAAGAAGGCAGTGTGTCCCAGTTGTCTTGCGCAAAAACCCAGTGAGCAGGTCAATGTTTCGGCCAACGTCGATGGTTTTGTAACGGGCGCGCCGACGGCATGGGCTTGTGTCGTTTGCAATG contains:
- a CDS encoding hypothetical protein (EggNog:ENOG41~BUSCO:EOG09264PMA), whose amino-acid sequence is MASSLPAAKQQLRSLMKQKLSRITQDSITTQSRCIFEALKEFQPYKDARRVSIYLSMPTAEVQTDAIVRHALSAGKQVFVPYLHKSPFQTPDTPARVMDMVHLKDVHDYESLKLDKWGIPSVDPTTVDARIRILGGSDVQNSEPAILDFMVVPGVAFDFDQSGSIRRLGHGKGFYDFFINRYMAKLETKGIAHDNPLHLYGLALTEQMVPATSELQIPTDTHDRRLNGLILGNGEVKAGVHESSTSRYPRQDL
- a CDS encoding hypothetical protein (BUSCO:EOG09260Z5E), whose protein sequence is MASNGAQEAFAPPDVLAAVMTMRSGEQEAKKHAHEYLERFQKSKDSWATIMGILQSDAEPEATLFAAITLRGKITYDLSTQVPASELPALRNQILLLLKHFAPGPKPIRVQLCVCLAILAIQMKDWNDVLPSVVQSLSDSPESHACILDFLRVLPEEVTEGRKITLSEEDLAMRTQALLADNADQVVQLLINYSQSSPAAAQNPQLMECITSWLREVPVGNVVKSPLMDIVFNGTTSGGCSQEASECLCTMLRETSDVDESQEIIELLFPRIISLKPQVAKAAEEDDTETLKSLTKVFATAAESWVVGIARQPTHFRPLVDAVLECALRDKERDVIEHTFHFWYELKLYLVLEIYIQGRLELVDVYSKLVDILLKHLEYPKPDSGNENDLFDGDREQEEKFREFRHQMGDTLKDCCEVMGVTDCLTKVLQAIQLWMSKYANQVNDNSVPHWQELEAPLFAMRALGRMVDKDESIVLRQLMPLLVQMPSHEKLRFATIMVLGRYTEWTAAHPEYLEPQFNYIVTSFQSDSREIIRAAALAIKFFCTDCKHLLSGQVLQLQTFYDEVLDKVPDLSKEEITEGVANVVACQPTEEIYRLLKLYCDPLIQRLMAKANNAANEEGKLALADHLQLITIFVQYVLPLVSPGQENPAVKYWQEVFPILSTVLDNFLNFTPICERICRCWRNMVTAHRTAMTPLLPEMANKLAGGFNNSREGCFLWASSAILREFSEAREHVDQATTENIYTFFEAQTTTFLRVMTDLQPKELPDVIDDFFRLVIDALLYYPQRLIPSHLLRSIFGASIYALTLEQRDPLSSTLHFLRDLLSYGGDNPASSDRLPEATATEVKAIVKNLLLTLGEDLVKQVMAGMMITFPRDCFADGSGVLLASFELVPLQTHQWVSHTIQLLPEGTVSPAEANRFLIKIKERLESGDPSAMNNVRAILQDFTNTYRRRNVAPRDGLGQLEATRFQFSG